The following nucleotide sequence is from Gemmatimonadaceae bacterium.
TGAGACGCGCCTTTCGGGGTATCGAATTCGTCTTGCGCGGAAAGAAACCGGGCGGCTGGACACTTGACGCGATCGTCCCCGCCAATCGCGTCGGCGCCCTGGCGCGCAGCCGGCATGTCAAGTTTGTGATGGTCGAGACGATCCAGGGACGGCGACAGAAGTTCCGCCCGTCAGGTTTTGCCTGGTATTGCGTCTGGGGCGTCGTCGCCATTCAGATTGAAGGCAAGGTCAAGGGCCTCCTGAGCCTCGAGGATCGGCTCGTCCTGTTGAAGGCGAATGATCCCGACGACGCGCGGCGCCGGCTGGCGCTCGAGTGGACCAGATATGCCGAGCCGCACATGAATCCCGACGGATACCTCGTGCGCTGGCAGTTGGTGTCGATCCAAGACGTCTACGCGCTATTCGACGACACGATCGATCCACGCGGAACGGAGGTCTACTCCAGGTTGAGGAGCGTTCGTATGCGACCCGAATACCGCTGGCGGCCGGCGGCAGAGACGCGGAGTCGCCGCGCATCCAGGTGACGTCGAGAATCGCCGGCGATCGATTCGCGGTCGTTAA
It contains:
- a CDS encoding DUF4288 domain-containing protein, with the protein product MRLRLLRTKQRDATLRKTLAKQRDHLRRAFRGIEFVLRGKKPGGWTLDAIVPANRVGALARSRHVKFVMVETIQGRRQKFRPSGFAWYCVWGVVAIQIEGKVKGLLSLEDRLVLLKANDPDDARRRLALEWTRYAEPHMNPDGYLVRWQLVSIQDVYALFDDTIDPRGTEVYSRLRSVRMRPEYRWRPAAETRSRRASR